The Triticum aestivum cultivar Chinese Spring chromosome 5A, IWGSC CS RefSeq v2.1, whole genome shotgun sequence genomic sequence TATGATTATGTTAGAAGTTATTTATGCAAAAACAATCCGGCCAGCCACCTAGTACTATCTGACATGATTCTTCATGCCATGCACAACAATGAACCCAACAAACAGAGTTGCCCGCTCAATTCAAGATTCTTCCAAGTTGGAGGTCCGAGCAAAAAAATATGTTCCAAATTTAAGGCGAATTAAGCACATTTCATCAAAATTTGGGAGGTGCACAAACTCTTGATCCATGtaccttttttttttgcgaggtgATCCATGTACATGTGACAAACAGCCGAAGAAATTAACTAGATGGAACCCAAGGATCGACGAGGGATGGAACTACACTAGCAGTACTAGAATATTGGGATCTTGCCAAGTCAACCGTATCGTCAGCCTCATGCGAGAAGCAAACAAGATGAGGCTCATATCGGCCAAACTATATTTTTATCCAAGTCAACCAACATTTTATTCCCAACTGATGGCACGCCGGTCGATCTTGGATTAGAGGTACGGGATCGTATCTGCATGGCCTCGTCAGAATCGCGCCATCGTCTTCCTTGCTTCCTTGGTTCCTCATCGCTGTCACACCCACTGGAGCGACATGCAAGGTTCAGATCATATCTACACGCACCGAAGATCTGAAACGGGATAAACATTTTATTAGTATAAGCTACTCCTATCAGTTTAGTATATCAGGTCAAACTTCAACCACATATCGTtcgttttcttaaaaaaaatcaaACATATTTCTGTAATTCATTTTTTTAATGAAGACCCTGCAATTCTGTTAGCCTGTGAGACTTTTGGCGAATTCTCACCTGCGGCACCAAATAGGTCCGTCACGCGTTGGCGCTCAGCCCTCTCGCCTCGCACGCTCGCATCACTCTCATCCGCCTGCACGAACACACGAACATCCTGCAGATTCACACAACAGTTCGAGATCAGAACATTTGCATTATTGCATAGTGCGACGACGCGATCCAACAATTGGTGCGGTGGTGCTTACTCCCAGGGCACGTCGCCGACGAGCATCCagtcgccgtcgccgtcctcgTACACCACGGCGTGCTCCCACTGGCCGTACCCGTCCATCAGGCCTGCATATACATGCATGCGCGCGCGTCAGTGCACAAACCTTAACATGGCCAAAAGATGGTGGATCGATCGATATGCTGAAGCTTTGGTTGCTTACCGATGGAGCAGCAGTAGAACATGGCGTTGAGCTCCTGGAGGAGCTCGAGGTAGTCGCCGTAGGCCGCCACGTCCACCTTGCGCAGGTACGGCGTCCCGTCCATGCTCACCTTCACGAACGCCGCCGCCTCGACGCTCTTCCTCGCCCGCCTCGCCCTCCGCGCCCTCTCGCCCGGCGGCGCCAGCGTCAGCTCGGTCAGCTCCACGCCGCCATCGTCTCCACCATAGCTACCCATCACTCTCAAATTAATGTAC encodes the following:
- the LOC123107495 gene encoding auxin-responsive protein IAA26; the protein is MGSYGGDDGGVELTELTLAPPGERARRARRARKSVEAAAFVKVSMDGTPYLRKVDVAAYGDYLELLQELNAMFYCCSIGLMDGYGQWEHAVVYEDGDGDWMLVGDVPWEMFVCSCRRMRVMRACEARGLSANA